A region from the Citrobacter telavivensis genome encodes:
- the entE gene encoding (2,3-dihydroxybenzoyl)adenylate synthase — protein sequence MNIPFTRWPDEFARRYREKGYWQDLPLTDILTRHAENDHMAVIEGERQLSYRELNQAADNLACTLRRQGIKPGETALVQLGNVVELYITFFALLKLGVAPVLALFSHQRTELTAYATQIEPALLIADRQHALFADNDFLNAFITQHKTIRVVHLLNDSGEHCLQAAINQPADAFVATPSPADEVAYFQLSGGTTGTPKLIPRTHNDYYYSVRRSNEICHFTADTRFLCAIPAAHNYAMSSPGSLGVFLAGGTVVLAADPSATLCFPLIEKHQINATALVPPAVSLWLQAINEWGSNAQLASLTLLQVGGARLSASLAARIPAEIGCQLQQVFGMAEGLVNYTRLDDSLERIVNTQGCPMCPDDEVWVADADGNPLPQGEIGRLMTRGPYTFRGYYKSPQHNASAFDANGFYCSGDLISIDEDGYITVQGREKDQINRGGEKIAAEEIENLLLRHQAVIHAALVSMEDELMGEKSCAYLVVKEPLRAVQVRRFLREQGVAEFKLPDRVETVEALPLTPVGKVDKKQLRQWLATRSA from the coding sequence ATGAACATCCCTTTCACCCGGTGGCCTGACGAATTTGCCCGTCGTTACCGTGAAAAAGGTTACTGGCAGGATCTGCCGCTAACGGACATTTTGACCCGCCATGCGGAAAACGACCATATGGCGGTCATCGAAGGCGAGCGTCAGTTGAGCTACCGTGAACTGAACCAGGCAGCGGACAACCTCGCCTGTACGCTGCGCCGCCAGGGGATCAAACCCGGTGAAACCGCGCTGGTGCAGTTGGGCAATGTGGTGGAGTTGTACATCACGTTCTTTGCGCTGTTGAAGCTTGGCGTCGCGCCCGTTCTCGCCCTGTTCAGCCATCAACGCACAGAACTTACCGCGTATGCGACGCAAATCGAACCCGCGCTGCTGATTGCCGATCGTCAGCACGCGCTGTTTGCCGACAATGATTTTCTGAACGCCTTCATTACTCAACATAAGACTATTCGGGTGGTGCATCTGCTCAATGACAGCGGTGAGCACTGCCTGCAAGCGGCGATAAATCAACCGGCAGACGCGTTTGTCGCCACGCCGTCGCCCGCGGATGAAGTGGCCTACTTCCAGCTTTCCGGCGGCACGACCGGGACGCCGAAGCTTATCCCGCGAACCCACAACGACTACTACTACAGCGTACGCCGCAGTAATGAAATCTGTCACTTCACTGCCGATACGCGTTTTTTATGTGCGATCCCTGCTGCGCATAACTACGCCATGAGTTCTCCCGGCTCGCTGGGGGTATTTCTCGCCGGTGGCACCGTGGTACTGGCAGCGGATCCGAGCGCCACGCTGTGCTTCCCGCTGATTGAAAAACATCAGATTAACGCGACGGCGCTGGTGCCGCCTGCGGTCAGCCTGTGGTTACAGGCGATTAACGAGTGGGGCAGTAACGCGCAACTGGCTTCGCTGACGCTGTTGCAGGTTGGCGGTGCGCGTCTGTCAGCCTCGCTGGCGGCGCGGATCCCGGCCGAAATTGGCTGCCAGCTGCAGCAGGTCTTCGGCATGGCGGAAGGCTTAGTGAACTACACCCGTCTCGACGACAGCCTGGAGCGGATCGTTAATACCCAGGGGTGTCCGATGTGTCCGGATGATGAAGTGTGGGTGGCGGATGCCGATGGCAACCCATTGCCGCAGGGAGAAATCGGGCGGCTGATGACGCGCGGCCCGTACACCTTTCGTGGCTACTACAAGAGCCCGCAGCATAACGCCAGCGCCTTTGACGCCAACGGTTTCTACTGCTCAGGCGATCTTATCTCTATCGACGAGGATGGCTACATCACCGTGCAGGGACGGGAGAAAGATCAGATCAACCGTGGCGGCGAGAAGATCGCAGCCGAAGAGATAGAAAACCTGTTACTGCGTCATCAGGCGGTGATCCATGCGGCGCTGGTGAGTATGGAAGATGAACTGATGGGTGAGAAAAGCTGCGCGTATCTGGTGGTAAAAGAACCGCTACGCGCGGTACAGGTGCGCCGTTTCCTGCGTGAGCAGGGCGTTGCTGAATTCAAGTTACCGGACCGGGTGGAAACCGTTGAGGCGCTGCCTCTGACCCCGGTCGGGAAAGTCGATAAAAAACAATTACGTCAGTGGCTGGCAACACGTTCGGCCTGA
- a CDS encoding isochorismatase family protein, which produces MAIPKLQAYALPTALDVPVNKVNWAFDPERAALLIHDMQDYFVSFWGENCPMMAQVIANIAALRSYCKAHNIPVYYTAQPKDQSDEDRALLNDMWGPGLTRSPEQQKVVAALAPDEADNVLVKWRYSAFHRSPLELMLKETGRNQLIITGVYAHIGCMTTATDAFMRDIKPFMVADALADFSREEHLMSLKYVAGRSGRVVMTQELLPSPVPASKDELRAQILPLLDESDEPMDDENLIDYGLDSVRMMALAARWRKVHGDIDFVMLAKNPTIDAWWALLSREVC; this is translated from the coding sequence ATGGCAATTCCTAAACTGCAGGCTTACGCGCTGCCAACCGCGCTTGATGTTCCGGTTAATAAAGTCAACTGGGCGTTTGACCCGGAGCGTGCGGCGCTGCTGATCCACGATATGCAGGACTACTTCGTCAGCTTTTGGGGTGAAAACTGTCCGATGATGGCGCAGGTGATCGCCAATATCGCCGCCCTGCGCAGTTACTGTAAAGCGCACAACATTCCGGTTTATTACACCGCGCAGCCGAAGGATCAAAGCGACGAAGATCGCGCCCTGCTTAACGACATGTGGGGACCGGGACTCACGCGCTCGCCGGAGCAGCAAAAAGTGGTCGCCGCGCTGGCACCCGATGAAGCTGATAACGTGCTGGTGAAATGGCGCTACAGCGCCTTTCACCGTTCCCCGCTTGAACTGATGCTGAAAGAGACCGGACGCAACCAGTTGATTATCACCGGGGTGTATGCGCACATCGGCTGCATGACCACGGCGACGGACGCCTTTATGCGCGATATCAAGCCGTTTATGGTGGCGGATGCGCTGGCTGATTTCAGCCGTGAGGAGCACCTCATGTCGCTGAAGTATGTTGCAGGACGTTCAGGTCGCGTCGTGATGACTCAGGAGCTACTGCCCTCGCCGGTACCGGCCAGCAAAGATGAACTGCGGGCGCAGATTTTACCGCTGCTTGATGAGTCTGATGAGCCGATGGATGATGAGAACCTGATCGACTACGGTCTGGACTCTGTGCGGATGATGGCGCTGGCGGCGCGCTGGCGTAAAGTGCATGGCGATATCGACTTTGTGATGCTGGCGAAAAATCCGACCATTGATGCCTGGTGGGCACTGCTTTCCCGTGAGGTGTGTTAA